A section of the Schistosoma haematobium chromosome ZW, whole genome shotgun sequence genome encodes:
- a CDS encoding hypothetical protein (EggNog:ENOG410V4DA~COG:S), giving the protein MDMACVPLFNKQQCYNFDVLVKLHSLTAVPYVNSVTFAKLRLLNSRSSAQYSPRTEIRNNIVTWNSEHRFHCKFKSNAETTILDPNILKVSIRMETKGGKSFHKVGFVSINLPCFAAVGNVINHRRYILEGYDEKRKRQDNSLLSISFCLRQLTGDNCFRT; this is encoded by the exons ATGGATATGGCATGCGTTCCTCTGTTCAATAAACAACAGTGTTATAACTTTGATGTTTTAGTAAAGCTTCACAGTTTGACAGCTGTTCCTTACGTTAACTCCGTCACTTTCGCGAAGCTTCGGCTTTTGAACAGCCGAAGCTCTGCTCAATACTCTCCCAG AACTGAAATCCGAAATAATATTGTGACTTGGAACAGTGAACATCGTTTCCATTGCAAATTCAAAAGCAATGCTGAGACAACTATATTAGATCCAAACATTCTTAAAGTGTCTATCCGCATG GAAACAAAAGGTGGAAAATCATTTCACAAAGTTGGTTTTGTCAGTATCAATTTACCATGTTTCGCTGCTGTTGGAAATGTAATTAACCATCGTAGATATATTTTAGAAGGTTATGATGAGAAACGTAAACGTCAGGACAATTCTCTTTTATCAATTTCATTCTGTCTGCGACAGTTGACTGGAGATAATTGTTTTCGAACGTAA